One segment of Kryptolebias marmoratus isolate JLee-2015 linkage group LG23, ASM164957v2, whole genome shotgun sequence DNA contains the following:
- the LOC108245015 gene encoding uncharacterized protein LOC108245015 produces the protein MEEEEEAAAMLWSIQEAVERQTLQIGASACGATAVVDVLKALGVEVAPEEADRCVQTRLRRNESPLPDYLLSRSEAGATHAQLIQGAQEASDGAVMGRFFHLYPRRRVRLVPWLARWIQKGAVPVATMNMQLGVPEGEEVPDAWHHQLIFGVAPNVVFMTNPLDVVREEEAHQRLCSDSVLLIRRDDVLQRVTPDCSLSSLSESQSDPRWQVLDVEGQVKKMILEEEQEQDQPRLTHITIPAAYSSGVTLFTLRDSELGQELLSAAEIPLL, from the exons atggaggaggaagaggaggctgcaGCCATGCTGTGGTCCATCCAGGAGGCTGTAGAGAGGCAGACCCTGCAGATCGGGGCGTCCGCCTGCGGGGCCACGGCGGTGGTGGACGTGCTGAAAGCCCTCGGCGTGGAAGTGGCCCCGGAGGAGGCTGACCGCTGCGTCCAGACCCGGCTGAGGAGGAACGAGTCCCCGCTGCCCGACTACCTCCTGTCCCGCAGCGAAGCTG GTGCCACTCACGCTCAGCTGATCCAAGGGGCGCAGGAGGCCAGTGATGGGGCGGTGATGGGGCGATTCTTCCACCTTTATCCTCGCCGGCGGGTCCGGCTGGTCCCCTGGCTCGCGCGCTGGATCCAAAAGGGCGCCGTCCCCGTGGCAACCATGAACATGCAGCTGGGCGTGCCTGAGGGCGAGGAGGTGCCCGACGCCTGGCACCACCAGCTGATCTTCGGGGTTGCACCAAATGTTGTCTTCATGACCAACCCTTTGGATGTAG TTCGTGAAGAAGAAGCGCACCAGCGTCTCTGCAGCGACTCAGTGCTGCTGATTCGTCGAGACGACGTTCTGCAGCGGGTAACGCCTGACTGCTCGCTGTCCAGCCTCTCAGAGAGCCAGTCCGACCCTCGGTGGCAGGTCCTGGATGTCGAAG GTCAAGTTAAGAAGATGATTCTAGAGGAAGAACAGGAACAAGACCAACCCAGATTGACTCACATCACGATACCTGCAGCTTACAGTTCAGGTGTTACGCTCTTCACTCTGCGAGACTCTGAGCTAGGACAGGAACTCCTCAGTGCTGCAGAAATCCCTCTCTTGTGA